Proteins encoded in a region of the Cydia pomonella isolate Wapato2018A chromosome 3, ilCydPomo1, whole genome shotgun sequence genome:
- the LOC133516101 gene encoding uncharacterized protein LOC133516101: MSKSYTGTRDWKPFQGIDHSNIDYVKEDAIQIIAPEQERTLPNEKIVNAWPPSAVAAAIPTPSDNLSQRATTELNKNENQILLKSKPSDEFNKRSVKSNINRRASKLIWDASSTKNLILNAPTTPQPVIKRAETENSINYRNVTSDNYEVTEPSNVQELELEAYDVRNEYTNKFVHLLSKYSIKNVDRLNNYAKSVLRQKKMLYPSSNVSPVSLIPVRYNSLNHLPVDPLLAVLLSNYGFYLHGFYGLQNNYKNLYGYSASNNIHNNKPFGSYKIYSDTDSSN, from the exons ATGAGTAAAAGTTATACTGGAACAAGAGACTGGAAACCATTTCAAGGCATTGATCATAGTAACATCGATTATGTCAAGGAAGATGCCATCCAAATAATAGCTCCAGAGCAAGAACGAACATTGCCGAATGAGAAAATCGTTAATGCATGGCCACCATCCGCAGTAGCTGCTGCAATACCTACACCAAGTGACAATTTAAGCCAAAGAG ctacgacagaattaaataaaaacgaaaaccAAATACTGCTGAAATCAAAACCGAGCGATGAATTTAATAAAAGGTCGGTAAAAAGTAACATAAATCGAAGGGCATCAAAGTTAATTTGGGATGCCAGCTCGACCAAGAATTTGATTTTGAATGCTCCGACTACGCCACAACCAGTTATCAAAAGAGCGGAGACGGAAAATTCAATAAATTACAGAAATGTAACTAGTGACAATTACGAAGTAACGGAACCGTCAAATGTGCAGGAATTGGAACTAGAAGCGTATGACGTACGTAATGAATATACAAATAAGTTCGTTCATCTTCTTTCAAAATATAGTATCAAAAATGTTGACAGGTTGAACAATTATGCGAAATCTGTGCTGCGTCAAAAGAAAATGCTATATCCATCATCTAACGTATCTCCGGTATCTTTGATACCAGTCCGCTACAATAGTTTGAATCATCTCCCAGTGGATCCATTGCTAGCAGTTTTGCTTTCAAATTATGGATTCTACCTGCATGGATTTTATGGGTTGCAAAATAACTACAAGAATTTGTATGGATATTCCGCTTCTAATAATATCCATAATAATAAACCCTTTGGTTCATATAAGATTTACTCTGATACTGATTCTTCAAATTGA